Part of the Chthoniobacterales bacterium genome is shown below.
CAAACCGTATCGTCTGCACGACCTCGAAGCCGTCCTGCAAAAGGTCGCCGCCGCTGGCTGAAGCCTTGCGAAACCAGCCGAGCCCGCTTAATTAGGGGCCGCCATGCAGATTTCACTGGAAGACGCCTACACCGATGTCATCGCCAAGGCCCAGCGCGGCCTCGGCCTGGCCGACAGTCAGCTCGCGGAACAATCCGGAATCGCTCTCGCAGAACTCAAAAATCTCAAGTCCGGCCACGTCGATCCAGCCGTCCTGCAAGCCATCGCACCCGTGTTGCATTTGAGTTTGAGTGCACTCATCCAGCTCGCGGAGGGAAACTACCAGCCCGATGTTAGTCTGCCCGATGGGCTCGCCGTTTTCAACACGCCCTACGAGGATTACACGGTGAATTCCTATCTCGTCTGGGATCCGGCCACACGCGATGCCATCGTCTTCGACACCGGTTCCGACGCCACGGAACTCCTCCACACCATCGTGTCCAATGGACTCAAAGTCCGCTCTATTTTACTAACCCACACGCACGGCGATCACGTCTTCGACCTGGACCGCGTTGTGGAAAAGACTGGCGCTCCCGTCTTTACTAACATTCGCGAACCACTGGAAGATGCAGCCCCTTTTTCCGAGGGAGCGACATTCGAATGCGGCTCGCTGCGTATTGGCACTTTGCTAACCCATGGACACTCCCCGGGCGGCACGACATTTGTCGTTTCTGGTTTGGAGAAACCCATCGCCATCGTCGGGGATTCCCTTTTCGCCGGCTCCATGGGCGGATCAACCGCCTGGGAATTGGCGCTGACTAACAATCGCGAAAAGATTCTCACTCTTCCCCCAGAAACCATCATTTGCCCCGGTCACGGCCCGCTCACCACAGTCGAGTTCGAGTTGAATCACAATCCCTTCTACGCGCCGCGATGATCCGCCATCTCTATGTGCACATCCCGTTTTGCCCGAAGGTTTGTCCGTATTGTTCCTTCTACAAGGAGGCCTCGGATCGCAACAAGACGCAGCGTTTCCTAGACGCGGTTCTATCCGAGTTAAATGCCGCTCAGAAGACACACCAGCTTCAACCTGAGACAATCTTTTTCGGCGGCGGCACTCCCACGGCGCTGAGCACACCGCAACTCAGCTATTTGTTGGAAGGTCTCCGCGAGCGGCTAGATATCACGCATCTCCACGAATGGACTCTGGAGATGAATCCAGCCACGGTTTCCCTCGAGAAAGCGGCGCGGCTGCGGGAGCTGGGAGTCAATCGCGTGAGCATGGGCGTGCAGGCCTGGGACGAGGCGACTTTGAAAGCATTGGGCCGCGTCCATTCGGCGGAACAAGCCTTGCGCTCGTATCACATCTTGCGCGAGGCGGGTTTTTCTAACATCAACCTCGACCTCATCTTTGGCACTCCCGGACAAAGCCAGGAAGTCTGGTTCGACAACTTAAAAAAGACAATCGAGTTAGAACCGAATCACATCTCCGCCTACTGTCTAACCTACGAAGAGGACACGGAGTTTTTTCGCCGCTTTCAAAGTGGCGAGTTGCAGCAGGATGAGAACGCCGACGCTGATCTCTACGAGGGAAGCATCGCGATGTTAGAAGCCGCTGGCTACGTTCAGTACGAGACCTCGAACTACGCGCGCCCTGGATTCGAGTGTGAGCATAATCTGGCCTATTGGTTAGGATACGATTATCTCGGGCTGGGCCCCAGTGCGTTCTCCACGGTCGGCAGTGCGCGCTGGAAAAATCTCCCCGACACCACGGCTTACTGCCAGCTCATCGAAAGCTGCGGAGAGGCGAAGTCTTTCCATGAATCCGTCACGCCCGAGATTCGTCACAGCGAGCTAGTCGCATTCGGGTTGCGCACGAATCGCGGCGTTTCGATGTTAGGACTTCCCCTGCCGCAGATCGCGCGCCTAACCGCAGATGGGTTTCTAACTCAAATGGAAGATCGCGTCTTCCTAACCAAACAAGGCCGGCTCGTCGCCGACAGCGTGGCCGAGCTGCTTATCTAACATGGCTTTTCAATTCGACGTCATCATCGTGGGAGCGGGACCGGCGGGCTCGGTTTGCGCCACCGTCTGCGCGCGCCAGGGCATGAGAGTCCTCGTGATTGATCGTGAAAAATTTCCCCGCGACAAGGTCTGCGGCGACTGCCTGAATCCCGCCGCCTGGAAAGTGTTACAGCGCCTCGGCATCGACGAACGCATTCGTTCCCTGCCCCATTCGCCTCTGAAAAAGGTGCAGATTGCTACGATCAACGACCGCGTTTTCGATTTCCCGCTGCATGGCGGCGAGGCGGGCGAGATCGGCATTCGGCGACGCGAGCTGGACCTGACTTTGATTCAAATGGCGCGTGCTGCCGGTGCGGCGTTTCTGGAAAACACAGCGGTGACTTCCGTCCAGGGGAACTGGCAGATCGAGGCGGGCGGCCGGCATTTCACCGCAAAGACGCTCGTCGCCGCAGACGGACGCAACTCGACCGTGGCCCGGCTCCTCGGGATGATGCCCGCGCAGCAAAAAGACCGCGTCGGCATCCAGACGCACGTGCCGCTCGCGTCGCATCAATTCAACTCGGTTCGCATGCAACTCCACCCCGAGGGTTACAGCGGCGGCGCGAGCATCGGGGACAACCTTTGGAATCTCTGCCTAGTCGCCCGTGGCGAAAACATCGAGGCGCTCAAGCAGCGGGCCACGAAACTCTGGAAGCTCCCGTCGAACTTGCACTGGCGCAGCCTGACTCCACTCAGCCGCCGCCCGCTCCCTGCTGCGAAGGGCTCCCTATTTCTCGTCGGCGACGCCGCCCGCGTGGTGGAGCCTTTCACCGGCGAGGGAATTTATTACGCCCTCGCGAGTGGCGAACTGGCCGGACAAAACATCACGCAGCCCGACGTTTACCGGAAAAAGCACGCCGAGCTTTATCGCGGTCGCCTCTGGGTCAATCAGCTTGCGAAATGGGCCGTGCTGCACCCAGTCGCCACGAGCTGGGCTCTGGAAAACCTCCCCGCTGAGCGGATTCTCAGTCACCTCACTGCCAAAGTGACCGCTCCTGTCGTGAAAACGCCTAGTAACCCGTCTCGCCGCCGCGATTTCCGCCCTTCTGGGGCACCTCGTGCGGGGCTTCCTGCTGACTACCCTTTTCAGGATGCCCATGTTCCTCGTGCAATGGTGCCGTTTCCTCCGCAGAATGACGTTCACACGCCGTAAAAAGGGCGACTGAGCAGAGCAGGAGCAGGAAAGATTTCATTCGCGCTTTCTACACGGCGCGGCGGGCGGCGGGAAGCACGTTTCGCAGAAAATTTACTCAAACCGCAGCGCGTCCACCGGGTCGAGGGCGGCGGCCTTGTGCGCGGGATACATTCCGAAGCCGATCCCGATGGCGCTGCAAACGATCAAACCCACGATCGCCCAGCCCCAGGGAAAAAAGACGGACGCCTTCAGGAGCAGCGCGAGTCCATTGCCGCCGACCGCCCCGAGAATGATCCCAGCCAAGCCGCCCAGTTCGGAAATGAAGAGGCTCTCGAGGAGAAATTGCCCGAGAATGTCCCCTCGCCGCGCCCCGAGGGACTTGCGGACGCCGATTTCCTTGGTTCGCTCGGTCACGCTGACGAGCATGATGTTCATGATGCCGACTCCGGCTGCAATCAGGGCGATGCCGCTGATGACAAAGGCCCCGATACGAATGGTACCCGCGACCTGCGTGAAGGCGGCGGTGAGCGAGTCGTTGGAATAAATATCGAAGTTGTCGGGGTCTTCCACGCGCAGGCCGCGGACTTTGCGCATGAGCCCGACGGCGTGCCCGAGGGTGGCGTCGTAGGTCGCCTGGGTTTGGGATTGGACGGAAATGTTCAGACTCCGCGAGCTTTCGCCGAAGTCCGCGAAGAACCGCGTGATCGGGATGGCGCAGGTGTTGTCGTTCGAGCCGCCGAAGCCGGAGCCTTTGGTCTCGAAAACGCCGACGACCTGATAATTCTTCCCGCTGATGCGCAGGGTTTTGGCCAGCGGAGTCTCGTTGGGAAACAATTTATCGCGCAGGTCGCCGCCGATCACGATCACCGCGCGCGCCATGTCCACATCGCCGGCGCTGATCATCCGCCCCTCGCCGATTGTCTGGCTGTTCGCCTGGAGAAAATACTCGTTCGTCCCCACGAGTTGCTGGTTGGGATTCGTCTTGCGCCCGCCGTAAGTCGCCGCGACGCCCCCCTTGAAAATCTTCAGGCAGACCACGTCCGTCTTGTCGCTCATCAGCCGCGCAAACTGCACGCCCTGCGCGTAGCTGATGTTGGGCCGGTTGCGATATTTCTCATTGTCGTTCCCGTGGAAGACGGGCGTGCGGGAGAATTGGAAAATGTTCGAACCGAGGAAACTGAGGCCGCTCTCGATGCTGCCCTGGAGCGCGGAAATCGCGGTCATCACGCCAATCACGGAGAAAACGCCGATCGTAATGCCGAGCATGGTGAGCGCCGAGCGGAGTTTGTTCGCGCCGAGGGAACTGAGCGCCATGCGAAAGATGTCGGAGCGTTTCATGGCAGTGGCGCGGAGCAGAGTCTTCGGGAGCGCACGCGTCTCGCGTGTTCCCTTTTGAGTCCCGCGAAAGGGCCGGTTCTCGCCATCGGACGGGACGTCCGCTGGAACACGCGGGACGCGTGCGCTCCCGGGGAAAAGATTGTGCTCTTACTCATACCTCAACGCATCGATGGGGTCCAACCGCGACGCCGACCACGCGGGCGCAAAACCCGAGACGATCCCCGTGAGCACTGAGACCAGCAGGGCGATGAAAGTCAGCCCAAACGAGAAGCTCACGGGGAAGCTCGGGACGGCCGACGAGAGCCCGATGAACGCCGCGCCCGAGAGCACGATCCCGATGAGACCGCCGATCAGGCAAATGGTCACGGCCTCGATCAAAAACTGCATCAGGATGGAACTCCGGCGCGCGCCGAGCGCCTTGCGGGTGCCGATTTCGCGCGTCCGCTCCTTCACGCTGACAAAGGTGATGTTCATGATCCCGATTGCGCCGACGAAGAGCGACAGCCCGGTAATGAAGATGCCCGCCAGGGCGATGCCGGTCTTGATCGGGCCGATCGTGCTGCGAAACGCCTGCTGCTCGTTGAGCGAAAAATCGTCGCGTTTCTCCGGCAACAACCCGCGAATGCGCCGCATGATGCCAGTCAATTCCTCCTTCGCCTCCAGGAGCCGCAGCTTGGATTTCACTTTCACCCGAATGGCGGCGTCCTCGTCGGCCACGAAGTATTTCTTAAGCGCGCCGACCGGGATCACGACCTGCTGGTCCCACGAAAACAGCCCGAGGAAGGAGCCTTGCTTCGCGAAAACGCCGACGATGCGAAACAGATGGTTGCCCACTTCGATGGTCTCGCCGATGGGGTTTTCCGAGGGGAAAAGCGACGTCGCGATGTCGAGCCCGATCACGCAAACGGAGATCGCCCCGCGCGACTCGGCCTCGGTGATGAAACGTCCGCGTTCGCACTCGGTCGTGGAGGTGCGGGTGAAGTCGTTCGTGGTGCCGAGGGTGTAAACCGTGTCCACTTTGCGTCCGCCACGGGAGACGGTTTTGAAAACGACGGGCGCGGGAACGGCGAGTTCGAGCAGAGTGTTGGGCGTGTCGGCGATGATGCGGTTGATCTGGGCCGCGTAGTCGGTGCTGATCTTCCGGCGGTTGCGAAACAGGGCGAAGTCCTCGCTCGGGCCCCACGGTGTTTTTGTGACGTAGAGCACGTCGTCGCCGAGGAGGGAGAGCGAACGGTCGAACCCGGTATCGATCCCGTTGATCGCAGTGCCCATGAGGGTGACGGCGATGATGCCGATGACGACGCCGAGCGCGGTGAGGGAGGAGCGGGTGCGGTTCGCGAGGATTTGTGTCCAGGCGATGCGCAGGCTTTCGCCCAGTTCGTAAATCAGACGGTGCATGATAAGAATGTCACACGGAGGCACGGAGATATACGGAGGGTTTGAGGGAACTTATCTCGCTTTTGAGTTGCATCTGAATAGGACCCATGGGGGCGGATAAGTCCGATAAAGGTGCCCAAACCCGGGGTTAAATCGGGATGTCGCTCTCGATGAGGCCGTCGCGTAGCCGCACGACGCGCCGGGCGTGCTGGGCGATGTCTTCCTCGTGCGTGACGACGATGATGGTGTTCCCAGCTTGGTAAAGGGTCTCGAAGAGCGCCATGATTTCCTCCCCGGTCTTGCTGTCGAGGTTGCCCGTGGGCTCGTCGGCGAGGATGATCGAGGGGCTATTGACGAGGGCGCGGGCAATGGCGACGCGCTGACGCTGCCCGCCGGAAAGTTCGTTCGGTTTATGGTGCATTCGCTCGCCCAATCCGACCGAGGTGAGGGTGGCGGCGGCGCGCTTCGAGCGTTCCTCGCGGCTGATGCCGGCATAGACGAGGGGCAGCTCGACGTTGGCGAGGCTGGTGGAGCGCGGGAGGAGGTTGAAGGTCTGGAAGACGAAGCCGATCTCGCGGTTGCGGATGGTGGCGAGGTCGTCATCGGTCATGGCGGCGACGTTTTTCCCAGAGAACTCGTAGTGGCCCGCACTGGGGGTGTCGAGGCAGCCGAGCATATTCATCAAAGTCGATTTGCCGGAGCCCGACGGGCCCATGATGGCGAGGTATTCGTTGCGATGAATGCGTAGATTGACCCCGCGCAGGGCCTTGATGGTGGTGTCGCCCATGATGTATTCGCGGGTGAGCCCGCGGATGTCGATAACGAGCGGCCCCGGCGGTCGGGTGGTGCGCGAATGGACTGTGGTGGTGGGAAGGGTGGTGGCGCTCATCTATTTGGATTCGTCTTTCTTCGGTTTCTCGATGGTCACAGAGCTGCCATCTTTGAGCTCGCGACTGATCGCTCCGTAGCTGCCGCTGATGATTTCCTCGCCGCCGGTGAGTCCGGCTTTGATTTCGATGTAACTGTTGTCGCTCAGGCCGGTGACGACTTTTTTCATGACGGCTTTCCCGCCGTTCTTGAGGAAGACGACGCGCTGCAGTTTCTCCCGGTCGGAACGCCCGGTGTCGGTGGTGGAACTGCCGGCCTGCTTCTGCTCGGCGTCGCGTTTTTCGTTGATCTCGGTCATGCTTTTGCCCTCGTCGCGGGTGCGAACGGTGACGCTTTGGATCGGGACCGTGAGGACGTTTTTCACGCTGGCGACCTGGATGTCGGCGGTGGCGCTCATGCCGGGCCGGAGCGCGACGCCGGGGGCAATGATCTGGATTTTGACCTCGAAATTGGTGACTTCCTCGGTGGTTTTCTCCGCGGTGACGGTCGCCGAGCTGGCGACGTGCTTCACGATTCCACTGAAAGTCCGGTCGGGGTAGGCGTCGATGCTGATCCGCACCGGGTCGCCGAGGTGAATGGTGACGACGTCGTTCTCGTTGACGTTGGCGCGGACTTCCATGTCGTCGAGGTTGGCGACGCGCATGATTTCGGTGCCCGCAAACTGCGCGGTGGCGACGACGCGTTCGCCCAGCTTGCTGGTGAGGAGCGAAATGGCCCCGTCGGTGGGCGCGTAGATGCTGGTTTTGACGAGTTCCTCGCGAATCTGCGAAAGCTGACCCTCGGCGCGTTTGATGTTGAAGGTGGAAGCGTTGTAACTGGCCTCGGCGACATCGCGATTGGTCTGCGCGTCGGCGATTTCACTGTCGGAGGCGATCTTTTTGTCGAAGAGCGCCTTCTGCCGCCGCAGGTCCTGCTCGGCCTTCAAGAGCTGGGCCTTGCGCTGGAGATTGTCGGCGCGGGCGGAGTCGAGCGCGGCCTCCTGCTGCTCGACCTGGGCTTGGTAAACGTCGGGCTTGATCTTGACGATGAGGTCGCCTTTTTTCACCGTCTGCCCCTCGATCACGGGCAATTCAATGATCTCGCCTGCGACCTCGGCGGAGATTTTGACTTCGAGGGCCGGCTGGATCTTTCCCGTGGCGGAAACGACTTGGGTGACATCGCGGCGGCCGACTTTCTCGGTGGTGACTTCGATGGTTTTCTCTTTTTTGCGCCCAAATAGGACGCCGCCGATGATTAAAAAGAGAATGACTGCTGTGATCCAGAGCCAGCGCCGGCGATTTTTCGGAGGGGCTGCGGGGGGAGTTAGGGCGGAATCGGGCATGAAGCGATTTTTATTTATGTCTGGCGCGGAAACAGCTTTCTTACAGGGAACTTCTCCCGTGTCCATGCGTGCGTCCAGAATCCATTTCACCTTTAGATGCCGCGCGGCGGTATTTGTTTCAAATCTTCGGAAATGATCTCCACTTCACTCAAATTCTGGGGAGTGCGCGGCTCCATCCCCACGCCCGGCCCGGAAACCGTCGGCATCGGCGGCAACACCTCGTGCGTCGAAGTGCGGGTCGGCAAGGAAATCATCATTCTCGACGCCGGGACGGGGATTCGCCCGCTCGGGCTGAGCCTGGCGAAGGAATTTGCGGGCGTGCCGATGAATCTGACGCTCCTCATTTCCCACACGCACTGGGATCACATCCAGGGGTTTCCGTTTTTCATGCCAGTCTATTCGCCTGCAAACAAAGTCCATATTCGCGGTTACGAAGGAGCGCGAGCCCGGTTTTCCTCGATCTTGCTCGCGCAAATGGAAAGCCCGTATTTCCCCGTCGAAATGACCCGACTCCCGGCGAACATCGACATCGAGGAGCTGAAGGAGTTCGATTTCCATGTGGGCGACATCCCGGTGCGAGCGAAATTGTTAAACCATCCCGGCGTCTGCGCGGGCTACCGGATCGAGACTCCGGGTGGCGCGATCGCCTATCTGCCCGACAACGAGCCGCAGGTGCATCTTCGGAAAATTCAGCAGCGGCGCGGGGTCGAGGTCAGCGCCGAAACGATGGCCCGGTCGGAGCGGAATGATGCCGATCTCGTGGAATTTATTCGTGGCGCGAAGGTGCTCATCATCGACTCGCATTACACGAGCGAGGAATATCCGCATCACATGGCCTGGGGCCACGCCGACGCGGAAACGGTGACTCGCATCGCCATGGAGGCCGGCGTCGAGCGGCTATTTTTGTTTCATCACAACCCCGAGCACGACGACGCGCAGGTCGCGGCCAAGGCGAAGGCGTGCCAGAAAGTGGCGAAGGGTAGCGGGTTAATCGTCGAAGCCGCTGTCGAGGGAGCGAGCTTGAAATGGTCGTCGCCCGCTAAAATTTACAGTCGAGTTTGAGCGCACTCTGGAGCCGGGCGAGATAGGCTTTTTTCGACACTTCCAGAGCGCCAAACTTCGCCAGATGCGGCGTGATCCATTGCGTGTCGAGCAGCATGAAACTCCGCTCGCGGAGGTGATCGACCAAGGCGACGAGAGCCACTTTCGAGGCATCGGTCTCGGTGTGAAACATCGATTCGCCGAAAAATGCCCCGCTCAGACAGACGCCATAAAGTCCTCCGGCGAGGCCATTTTCGCTCCAGGCTTCGACGGAATGCGCGTGGCCCAACCGGTGCAAGGCGACGTAACTCGCGATGATTTCCTCACTGATCCACGTGTCCTCGCGCTCGGCGCAGGCTCGCATCACTGTCTCGAAATCGTGATCGAAGCGAATGGTGAACGGATGCTTTTTCAGCGTCCGGGCCAGCCCATGCGGGACGTGAAATGTGTCCAGCGGAATGATTCCGCGCGGGTCGGGCGAAAACCAGCCGATCTCCCCGTTTTCCATGCTCATCGGGAAAACGCCCTGCGAGTAGGCTTGCAGGAGGAGATCGGAGGAGATCACGGTCTAACCCAGATCGACCTGCGGCACTTCGGGCGGTTTCGGGTGGATGCCCTCAGCCGCCAAGATATCGAAAACATTTTCCGCCACGATCCGGTAATGCTCGCGGAAAACCTCGTCGTCCGGCTCACGGCTGAGTTTGAGGTAATCGGCGTGATCTTTCCCCAGCTTGAGCGAGAGAAAATTAATCAACTGCTCGCGTTCGCCGAGCGGTGTTCCCTCGGGCGAAACCATGCTTTGGGCGCGACGTTCACCGTCCTGGGCGAGGTCTTCCAGCCGGGTGCGGAGTTCGGAGTTGATGCTCTCGAGTTGGGCCACATAGCGGCGCAAAGATTCGTTGTCCTCGGGGGGCGTCGTGTCGGGCCAGACGCCATCGCCTCCACCAGAACCGTAACGCCCACCGCGACCACGACCGCGTTTGTCGCGTCCGCCACCGCCGCCGCGTTCTTCGAGCTGGCGCAACTTGGTGCGCGCCTGGGAAAGTTCCTGCGATTGCTGGCGAATGAAATTATCGAGCTGACGCAGCATGGCGACTGGATCGGCCTGAGTGCGCTCTCCTCCGCGACCTCCGCGACTGTCACGTCCACTGGATTGAGCCGGTTGATTCGACGGGCGATTCGGCTGGCCGGGGCTGACGTAGGGCGGATGCTTCGGGCGGCTTTCCCGGCGCTCGCCGCTGGCCTCATCTTCGTCATCGTCTTTCTCATCATCATCCTCCTCGTCGTAGTCATCATCCTCCTCGTCGTCGTCATCAGAATCAGACTCGGCTGCGGGCTCGGCGGTTTCGTCGGCGGGAGTTTCAGTGTTTTCTGGCGCGTCGGCAGGATTGCGCCGCGAGGTTTTCTCCGCAAACGCCTCAGCGATTGCCGTCGGCAAATTCTCCGGCACGGTCTTAAAATCGCGCATCAAGCGGCCCGGCCATTTGCGAATCGCCTGGGCGATGGATTGCTGCGAGCGCTCGCTGAGAATGGTGAGTTTGTCGATTTTGATCAGCCAAAGGAGAAACGCGCTTTGCGTAAATGGCGGGCAGCCGCCGGTGAAAATCGTGCTGATGGCGGCGTTGAGCAGGTGCGCGAGATCGGCGTCTTTGAGGCCGTCGAGTTGCAGGCGCAGGAGCCAGGGTTTCCCCTTGCCGACGAGGACGTTGAAGAACGACTGGCGGTCGCGCGTGGTGAGGATACCGTCCTCTCCGAGCATTTCGGCAGCGATGGCGCAGGCCCATTTGGCGGCTTGGGCCTCATCGACCTTCACGAGACCGCGCGTGATGCTGAGGCGAATGCGGCGGCCGATTTCGCCCTCGAAGGCGGGACCTTTCATCCCGGAAACGAAGAGGCGGCGGCCGTAAGGCTTCATCTCGGGCCAGGCGGCGTTCAGACCGTTGACGCTGATCGGCCAAGGCAGTTTGCCAATGGCGTCGAGCGCCTCGTTGATCTCGGGTTTGCCACCGAGCAAGGCGCTGCGGAGGAGGTCGGCGGTCTGCGTTTCGTGCGCCGGGCTCATGCGTCCGGCCTGCGCGGTGGCGACCATCTGCGGGAGCGTGGAATTTTCCGTGGGAGTTGCAGGCGAATCGGGCACAATGGGACTTGCGTCCGACTCTGTGGGCTCCATTTGGGTTTCGTCGTCGGGGGAAATGTCTTCTGAATTCATGAAAAAATGGGTGTTGGAAAATCTTAAGTCGCCGCCGTCCGGGCAGGGCTGTGAGATTGCGCGGAGCCTACGTTGACGTTGATGAGTCGGTCAATCAAGTCCTCGGGGCGCACGACGCCGACGGGACGATTATTTTCGTCGAGGACGGCGGCGAGCGACATGCGGGCGGCGCGGAGCTTGCGAATAATCTGCGTCGCGGGCTCGTCGGCGCGGACGTTGATGATCCGGCGCAAATGATGTTGCGCGCTGGTGTGGAGGCGGCCGTCGAGCAGCACCTCGAACGAGCGAACGAGGCCGATGATCTGCCCGTCGGACGCGATGACGGGGAAACGGTCCCAGCCCTTTTCCTTGGCGATGGCGAGAAGTTCGGTCACGGGCGTCTCGGGCTTTACCGAGGCGACGCGGTCCATCGGGATCATGACATCGCGACCACGGACGGCTCGAAAATCGACGACGTTGTGGATCATTGCGCGCTCGGCAGGATCCAGCGAACCGCTCTTTTCCACTTCGCTGGTGAGGTCTTTCAACTCGTCGCGGGCGATGAATAGATCGCGCGGGTCTTCGTTTCGAAAAAAGAGTTTTCCCACCCAAGTGAGCAGCCAGATGACTGGCGAAAGCAGCCAGTAAACCGCGCGGATAATTTCCGAAAGCGGCGCGAGCAGACGATACGGAAACCGGCGAAAGAGCGACTTCGGCAGCATTTCCAAGAGCACGACGAAGACCGGGATGGCGATGAGAAACGCGACGGGATAGCCCCAGTTGCCGATTTTTTGGCGTAGAAGTTGCGTGATGAGGACGAGGGCCCAAATTTTCAGTAAATTCGTGACGAGCAGGACGGTGATCAGAAGGCGCTGCGGATGGAGCAGCAAGGCCTGGAGCCGAAGCGCGCCGGGGGCTTTTTTGCGGACGTTGTGGCTGAGCCGCACGGGGTTGATCGAGAGCAAGCCGGCCTCGACGCCTGCGAAAAGAAACGACACAAGCAGGCAAATGGCGAGCGCGAGCCAGATCATGCAGCCTCCATTTCCATGGAACTCGGCTCAGCGGCCACTTTCTCGATGAAAACTTCCTGCACACGCCGCCGCGTAGCCCGCCGGATGCGCAAGGTGTAGCCCGGAATCTCCACCAACGAGCCGGGGCGCGGGACGTAGCCCATTTTGTTGAAAATATACCCGCCGATCGTGTCCAGCCCGTCGTGATGGATCTTGGTCTGGAGTTTTTCGCTGATGTCGTCGAGCCGCGCGTGTCCGCTGACGATCAATTTCCCCTGCCCGGCGTCCTCGATATAAAGATCCGACCCGAGCGGGACGGCGTCGCTGATGACTTCCTCGACGATGTCGGAGAAGGAAACGACGCCTTCCGTGCCGCCAAATTCATCGACCACGATGGCGATCCGCTGCGGGCGATGCAGGAAGCTTTGGAGGAGTTCTAGTGCATTCATCGTCTCGGCGACAAACGACGGCGGCACGAGGATTTCCTGATACGGCTGCGTCGGATTCGCCAGAAAAGCCGCCACATCGAGCACGCCCAGAATGTCATCCGGCGTCTCGCCATAGATCGGAACGAGGCGACGGCGTTTCGTTCGCAAAAGCGTGATCGCCTCCTCATTCGTGAGATCGTCGGGCATCGTGAAGCTGTCCACGCGGGGCGTCATGCAATCCTTCGCCGTCTTGTCCGCGAGCTTCATAATTTCGGCAATGATCTCGCGCTCATTCGAGTCGATCACGCCGGTTTCCGCTCCCAGATTCATCAGCGTGGCAAATTCTCCCTCGGACAGCGTGTCGCGGAGTTCCATGGATTTCGGGGTGATCATTTGTGCGAGATGCTCGGTCGCGTGTTCGAGCACGCCGGTGATTCTGCCCAGCAGCGGCACGGCAAAATCCAGATAGCCGATGGCCAGCGGCGCGAGTCGCAGTGGATAGGTCAGCGCGAGAAGCTTCGGCAGCAGATCGCAAAAAATCACCACGACTGCGAACAAGCTCAGAGTCGTCAGCCACACCGGCAGCACACTGTGCATTCGCTCTGCCAGAAAAAGGCAGAGCAGCACGAGCGGGACATTCACGATCACGTCGGAAAAAAGGATCACCGCCAGCAGCCGGCGCCGGTCCGAGGTTAGCCGATCGAGCTTTAGCGCG
Proteins encoded:
- a CDS encoding hemolysin family protein — its product is MTTWLFVVVAMLVGASAFFSGMETAIFSLREHKIKRLREKDICLALKLDRLTSDRRRLLAVILFSDVIVNVPLVLLCLFLAERMHSVLPVWLTTLSLFAVVVIFCDLLPKLLALTYPLRLAPLAIGYLDFAVPLLGRITGVLEHATEHLAQMITPKSMELRDTLSEGEFATLMNLGAETGVIDSNEREIIAEIMKLADKTAKDCMTPRVDSFTMPDDLTNEEAITLLRTKRRRLVPIYGETPDDILGVLDVAAFLANPTQPYQEILVPPSFVAETMNALELLQSFLHRPQRIAIVVDEFGGTEGVVSFSDIVEEVISDAVPLGSDLYIEDAGQGKLIVSGHARLDDISEKLQTKIHHDGLDTIGGYIFNKMGYVPRPGSLVEIPGYTLRIRRATRRRVQEVFIEKVAAEPSSMEMEAA
- the aat gene encoding leucyl/phenylalanyl-tRNA--protein transferase, producing MISSDLLLQAYSQGVFPMSMENGEIGWFSPDPRGIIPLDTFHVPHGLARTLKKHPFTIRFDHDFETVMRACAEREDTWISEEIIASYVALHRLGHAHSVEAWSENGLAGGLYGVCLSGAFFGESMFHTETDASKVALVALVDHLRERSFMLLDTQWITPHLAKFGALEVSKKAYLARLQSALKLDCKF
- a CDS encoding MBL fold metallo-hydrolase, with the translated sequence MISTSLKFWGVRGSIPTPGPETVGIGGNTSCVEVRVGKEIIILDAGTGIRPLGLSLAKEFAGVPMNLTLLISHTHWDHIQGFPFFMPVYSPANKVHIRGYEGARARFSSILLAQMESPYFPVEMTRLPANIDIEELKEFDFHVGDIPVRAKLLNHPGVCAGYRIETPGGAIAYLPDNEPQVHLRKIQQRRGVEVSAETMARSERNDADLVEFIRGAKVLIIDSHYTSEEYPHHMAWGHADAETVTRIAMEAGVERLFLFHHNPEHDDAQVAAKAKACQKVAKGSGLIVEAAVEGASLKWSSPAKIYSRV
- a CDS encoding efflux RND transporter periplasmic adaptor subunit, which codes for MPDSALTPPAAPPKNRRRWLWITAVILFLIIGGVLFGRKKEKTIEVTTEKVGRRDVTQVVSATGKIQPALEVKISAEVAGEIIELPVIEGQTVKKGDLIVKIKPDVYQAQVEQQEAALDSARADNLQRKAQLLKAEQDLRRQKALFDKKIASDSEIADAQTNRDVAEASYNASTFNIKRAEGQLSQIREELVKTSIYAPTDGAISLLTSKLGERVVATAQFAGTEIMRVANLDDMEVRANVNENDVVTIHLGDPVRISIDAYPDRTFSGIVKHVASSATVTAEKTTEEVTNFEVKIQIIAPGVALRPGMSATADIQVASVKNVLTVPIQSVTVRTRDEGKSMTEINEKRDAEQKQAGSSTTDTGRSDREKLQRVVFLKNGGKAVMKKVVTGLSDNSYIEIKAGLTGGEEIISGSYGAISRELKDGSSVTIEKPKKDESK
- a CDS encoding CNNM domain-containing protein; translated protein: MIWLALAICLLVSFLFAGVEAGLLSINPVRLSHNVRKKAPGALRLQALLLHPQRLLITVLLVTNLLKIWALVLITQLLRQKIGNWGYPVAFLIAIPVFVVLLEMLPKSLFRRFPYRLLAPLSEIIRAVYWLLSPVIWLLTWVGKLFFRNEDPRDLFIARDELKDLTSEVEKSGSLDPAERAMIHNVVDFRAVRGRDVMIPMDRVASVKPETPVTELLAIAKEKGWDRFPVIASDGQIIGLVRSFEVLLDGRLHTSAQHHLRRIINVRADEPATQIIRKLRAARMSLAAVLDENNRPVGVVRPEDLIDRLINVNVGSAQSHSPARTAAT